A region of Pyxidicoccus parkwaysis DNA encodes the following proteins:
- a CDS encoding M13 family metallopeptidase — protein sequence MTSCASSAPAEKTQTPPPAESTAPAAPAAAPAPAPKPTYGTFGFDEAGMDKATKPGDNFYRFANGTWLDKTEIPADRSSYGMFTKLSEQADQRTREIIEAQTQAAEGSEGRKIGDLFASYLDEAGIEAKGIAPLKPELDRIAAISNKKQLSTELGQGLRADVDPLNTGNVYTQRIFGLWIAEDLNDPSHYAPYLLQGGLGLPDRDYYLVDNPRFQEVRKAYQQHIATMLKLAGVSEPEARAKRVVDLETKIAKAHWAQVDTRDITKTNNPWPREQFAKKAPGFDWNAFFTAAGLAQQPQVMVWQPSALTGISKLVGSEPIQSWKDYLTFRAIARNAGFLPKAFVDESFNFNGKTLAGAKELRARWKRGIDFTNGAMGMAVGKLYVEKYFPPEVKAAADTMVRNIVEAFGKRVDALTWMSPETKAKAKEKVGTLQTSIGNPTTWRDYSALQIARDDAYGNAERASVFELKRNLAKLGQPVDRTEWFMVPHLVNALNSPQQNSIIFPAAILQPPFFDANADPAINYGGIGAVIGHEISHSFDDTGAKFDAHGKLANWWTKEDEARFQAAGKALTEQYNAYQALPDLHVNGDLTLGENIADVAGMAVAYDAYKLSLGGKPAPVIDGYTGDQRFFLGFAQVWRNKYREPLLRRILLTDGHSPGEFRALTVRNNDAWYQAFDVQPGQKLFLTPDQRVRIW from the coding sequence ATGACCTCATGCGCGTCCTCTGCCCCCGCGGAGAAGACGCAGACGCCCCCGCCCGCGGAGAGCACCGCCCCCGCGGCCCCCGCCGCCGCCCCCGCTCCCGCGCCGAAGCCCACCTACGGCACCTTCGGCTTCGACGAGGCCGGCATGGACAAGGCCACGAAGCCCGGTGACAACTTCTACCGGTTCGCCAACGGCACGTGGCTGGACAAGACGGAGATTCCCGCCGACCGCTCCAGCTACGGCATGTTCACCAAGCTGTCGGAGCAGGCCGACCAGCGGACCCGCGAAATCATCGAGGCCCAGACCCAGGCCGCCGAGGGCAGCGAGGGCCGCAAGATTGGCGACCTCTTCGCCAGCTACCTCGACGAGGCAGGCATCGAGGCCAAGGGCATCGCCCCGCTCAAGCCCGAGCTGGACCGCATCGCCGCCATCTCCAACAAGAAGCAGCTGTCCACCGAGCTGGGCCAGGGCCTGCGCGCCGACGTGGACCCGCTCAACACCGGCAACGTCTACACCCAGCGCATCTTCGGCCTCTGGATTGCTGAAGACCTGAACGACCCGTCCCACTACGCCCCCTACCTCCTCCAGGGCGGCCTGGGCCTGCCGGACCGCGACTACTACCTGGTGGACAACCCGCGCTTCCAGGAAGTGCGCAAGGCGTACCAGCAGCACATCGCCACCATGCTGAAGCTGGCGGGCGTGTCCGAACCCGAGGCCCGCGCCAAGCGCGTGGTGGACCTGGAGACGAAGATTGCCAAGGCCCACTGGGCCCAGGTCGACACGCGCGACATCACCAAGACGAACAACCCCTGGCCGCGCGAGCAGTTCGCGAAGAAGGCCCCGGGCTTCGACTGGAACGCCTTCTTCACCGCCGCCGGCCTCGCGCAGCAGCCGCAGGTCATGGTGTGGCAGCCGAGCGCCCTCACCGGCATCTCCAAGCTCGTCGGCAGCGAGCCCATCCAGTCATGGAAGGACTACCTCACCTTCCGCGCCATCGCGCGCAACGCGGGCTTCCTGCCCAAGGCCTTCGTGGACGAGAGCTTCAACTTCAACGGCAAGACGCTCGCCGGCGCGAAGGAGCTGCGGGCCCGTTGGAAGCGCGGCATCGACTTCACCAACGGCGCCATGGGCATGGCGGTGGGCAAGCTGTACGTGGAGAAGTACTTCCCGCCCGAGGTGAAGGCCGCCGCCGACACCATGGTCCGCAACATCGTGGAGGCCTTCGGCAAGCGCGTGGATGCGCTCACCTGGATGTCGCCCGAGACGAAGGCCAAGGCGAAGGAGAAGGTGGGCACGCTCCAGACGAGCATCGGCAACCCGACGACATGGCGGGACTACTCCGCGCTCCAGATTGCGCGTGACGATGCCTACGGCAACGCGGAGCGCGCGTCCGTCTTCGAGCTCAAGCGCAACCTCGCCAAGCTGGGCCAGCCGGTGGACCGCACCGAGTGGTTCATGGTGCCGCACCTGGTGAACGCGCTGAACTCGCCGCAGCAGAACAGCATCATCTTCCCCGCTGCCATCCTCCAGCCGCCGTTCTTCGACGCCAACGCGGACCCGGCCATCAACTACGGCGGCATCGGCGCCGTCATCGGCCACGAGATTTCGCACAGCTTCGACGACACCGGCGCGAAGTTCGACGCGCACGGCAAGCTGGCCAACTGGTGGACGAAGGAGGACGAGGCGCGCTTCCAGGCCGCCGGCAAGGCGCTCACCGAGCAGTACAACGCCTATCAGGCGCTGCCGGACCTGCACGTCAACGGCGACCTCACGCTGGGCGAGAACATCGCCGACGTGGCGGGCATGGCCGTGGCGTATGACGCCTACAAGCTGTCGCTGGGCGGCAAGCCGGCGCCGGTGATTGACGGCTACACGGGCGACCAGCGCTTCTTCCTCGGCTTCGCTCAGGTGTGGCGCAACAAGTACCGCGAGCCGCTGCTGCGCCGCATCCTGCTGACGGACGGCCACTCGCCCGGCGAGTTCCGCGCGCTGACGGTGCGCAACAACGACGCCTGGTACCAGGCCTTCGACGTGCAGCCCGGTCAGAAGCTCTTCCTGACGCCGGACCAGCGCGTCCGCATCTGGTAG
- a CDS encoding YncE family protein, with amino-acid sequence MKVPVTALRRGFPTAVLAAMLLVSVTASAAHFTLFESGQVRPLALSPNGKLLFAANTPDNRLEIFGVESTGLVHRGSVPVGLEPVAVAARGNDEVWVVNHLSDSVSVVHIDASGSSGTVTRTLLVGDEPRDIVFAGPGRKRAFITAAHRGQNAPFDPQLTTPGIGRADVWVFDSENLGSTLGGTPLTIVRLFSDTPRALAVSPDGSRVYAAAFHSGNRTSVVHESLVPNGGEAAGGVPGPNTNFQGVPATEVSVIVKYNGQDWLDILGRPWTQQMPFSLPDKDVFAISATANPPVQVSGTAGFYSGVGTILFNMAVNPVSGKVYVSNTEARNDLRFEGPGTFAGSSLRGHLHESRITVLGGPGSVTPRHLNKHINYAVCCAPAPNAESEKSLAQPTGMTVTSDGATLYVAAFGSSKLGVYSTAALESDTFVPSTANQVELTGGGPTGVVLDEARGRLYVLTRFDNAISVVNTATKQEVAHLPMFNPEPASIVAGRPFLYDARNSSSHGDSSCGSCHIFGDFDSTTWDLGNPDAPVKANFNPVVPVLPEFGPDATFGQDTAFHPMKGPLSTQSLRGMANHGPMHWRGDRTAGADAPSVQPNSGAFDEAAAFKQFNPAFMDLLGRSSQLPAEDMQKFTDFALQMMYPPNPIRHLDNSLTPEQQAGRDFFVGTTSFFHGSCESCHRVDVNANPEEGPFKGFFGTDGKSSFDAEPLFPKVPHLRNMYQKVGMFGAGFAFGNSPADSFLGDQVRGIGFNSDGAIPTLFHFNSGFDFHPIFNSVGIPDTPEGFAAKKNMEQYMFAFENNLAPIVGQQVTLTASNPSVVGSRIDLLRQRADAGECDLVAKGRVSGHDVGLLYVGGGKFKADRAAVPLVADALVRQGIVQNNGVLTYTCAPLGSGQRIGIDRDLDGVLDGDE; translated from the coding sequence ATGAAGGTCCCAGTCACGGCACTCCGCCGTGGATTCCCGACAGCAGTGCTCGCGGCGATGCTCCTCGTGAGCGTCACCGCCTCCGCGGCCCACTTCACCCTCTTCGAGAGCGGTCAGGTCCGGCCCCTGGCACTCTCTCCCAACGGCAAGCTGCTCTTCGCCGCCAACACGCCGGACAACCGGTTGGAAATCTTCGGCGTGGAGAGCACCGGCCTCGTCCACCGGGGCTCGGTGCCCGTGGGCCTGGAGCCCGTCGCCGTCGCCGCGCGTGGCAATGACGAGGTCTGGGTGGTCAACCACCTCTCCGACAGCGTCAGCGTGGTGCACATCGACGCGAGTGGAAGCAGTGGCACGGTGACGCGGACGCTGCTCGTGGGCGATGAGCCTCGCGACATCGTCTTCGCGGGCCCGGGCCGCAAGCGTGCCTTCATCACCGCGGCGCACCGCGGGCAGAACGCGCCGTTCGACCCGCAGCTCACCACGCCGGGCATCGGCCGCGCGGACGTGTGGGTGTTCGACTCGGAGAACCTGGGCAGCACGCTGGGCGGCACCCCGCTGACCATCGTCCGGCTGTTCAGCGATACGCCTCGCGCGCTCGCGGTGTCGCCGGATGGCTCGCGCGTGTACGCGGCGGCGTTCCACTCCGGCAACCGCACGTCGGTGGTGCACGAGAGCCTGGTGCCCAACGGCGGCGAGGCGGCCGGCGGCGTGCCCGGCCCCAACACCAACTTCCAGGGCGTGCCGGCCACCGAGGTGTCTGTCATCGTCAAGTACAACGGCCAGGACTGGCTGGACATCCTGGGCCGCCCGTGGACGCAGCAGATGCCGTTCTCGCTGCCGGACAAGGACGTGTTCGCCATCTCCGCCACCGCGAATCCGCCGGTGCAGGTCTCCGGCACCGCGGGCTTCTACTCGGGCGTGGGCACCATCCTGTTCAACATGGCCGTCAACCCGGTGAGCGGGAAGGTCTACGTCAGCAACACGGAGGCGCGGAACGATTTGCGCTTCGAGGGCCCCGGCACCTTCGCGGGCAGCAGCCTGCGAGGGCACCTGCACGAGAGCCGCATCACCGTGCTGGGCGGCCCGGGCAGCGTCACGCCCCGGCACCTCAACAAGCACATCAACTACGCCGTGTGCTGCGCGCCCGCGCCCAACGCGGAGAGCGAGAAGAGCCTCGCGCAGCCGACGGGCATGACGGTGACGTCCGACGGCGCCACGCTGTACGTCGCGGCGTTCGGCTCGTCGAAGCTGGGCGTGTATTCCACGGCCGCGCTGGAGTCGGACACCTTCGTGCCGAGCACGGCGAACCAGGTGGAGCTCACCGGCGGCGGCCCCACGGGCGTGGTGCTGGACGAGGCGCGCGGCCGGCTCTACGTGCTCACGCGCTTCGACAACGCCATCTCCGTCGTGAACACCGCCACGAAGCAGGAGGTGGCGCACCTGCCCATGTTCAACCCGGAGCCGGCGAGCATCGTCGCGGGGCGTCCGTTCCTGTACGACGCGCGGAACAGCTCCAGCCACGGTGATTCCTCGTGCGGCAGCTGCCACATCTTCGGCGACTTCGACAGCACCACCTGGGACTTGGGCAACCCGGACGCGCCGGTGAAGGCCAACTTCAACCCCGTGGTGCCGGTGCTGCCCGAGTTCGGTCCGGACGCGACGTTCGGTCAGGACACGGCCTTCCACCCGATGAAGGGCCCCCTGTCCACGCAGAGCCTGCGCGGCATGGCGAACCACGGCCCCATGCACTGGCGTGGAGACCGCACCGCGGGTGCCGACGCGCCGAGCGTTCAGCCGAACAGCGGCGCCTTCGACGAGGCCGCGGCCTTCAAGCAGTTCAACCCTGCGTTCATGGACCTGCTGGGCCGCAGCTCGCAGCTCCCCGCGGAGGACATGCAGAAGTTCACCGACTTCGCCCTCCAGATGATGTACCCGCCGAACCCCATCCGGCACCTGGACAACTCGCTCACGCCGGAGCAGCAGGCGGGCCGCGACTTCTTCGTCGGCACCACGAGCTTCTTCCACGGCTCCTGCGAGTCCTGCCACCGCGTGGACGTGAATGCGAATCCGGAGGAGGGGCCGTTCAAGGGCTTCTTCGGCACGGACGGCAAGTCGTCCTTCGACGCGGAGCCGCTGTTCCCCAAGGTGCCGCACCTGCGGAACATGTACCAGAAGGTCGGCATGTTCGGCGCCGGGTTCGCCTTCGGCAACTCGCCCGCGGACTCGTTCCTCGGCGACCAGGTGCGCGGCATCGGCTTCAACAGCGATGGCGCGATTCCGACGCTGTTCCACTTCAACAGCGGGTTCGACTTCCACCCCATCTTCAACTCGGTGGGCATCCCCGACACGCCCGAGGGCTTCGCGGCGAAGAAGAACATGGAGCAGTACATGTTCGCCTTCGAGAACAACCTGGCGCCCATCGTCGGGCAGCAGGTGACGCTCACCGCGAGCAATCCTTCCGTCGTAGGCTCGCGCATCGACCTGCTCCGCCAGCGCGCGGACGCGGGCGAGTGCGACCTCGTGGCGAAGGGCCGCGTGTCCGGCCACGACGTGGGGCTCCTGTACGTGGGCGGTGGGAAGTTCAAGGCGGACCGGGCGGCGGTGCCGCTGGTCGCTGATGCGCTCGTGCGGCAGGGCATCGTCCAGAACAACGGCGTGCTGACGTACACGTGCGCGCCGCTGGGCTCCGGTCAGCGCATCGGCATCGACCGCGATTTGGACGGCGTGCTCGACGGCGACGAGTGA
- a CDS encoding GNAT family N-acetyltransferase, translating into MIAPGPTLQTARLILRPTALEDLDGFAALIADPESARFIGGVQPRAMAFRAMSAMAGSWALQGFSMFSVLEKSTGQWVGRIGPWMPEGWPGTEVGWGLLRSAWGKGYATEAATAAIDWAFETLAWTRVIHCIAPENTPSAEVARRLGSTLIGPTKLPPPYDTAVIEAWGQSREEWRARRK; encoded by the coding sequence ATGATTGCCCCCGGACCGACGCTGCAGACCGCCCGCCTCATCCTGCGCCCCACGGCACTGGAGGACCTGGACGGGTTCGCCGCGCTCATCGCGGACCCGGAGTCCGCGCGCTTCATCGGGGGCGTGCAGCCGCGAGCCATGGCGTTCCGGGCAATGAGCGCCATGGCGGGCTCGTGGGCACTGCAGGGCTTCTCCATGTTCTCCGTGCTGGAGAAGTCCACGGGCCAGTGGGTGGGCCGCATCGGCCCGTGGATGCCCGAAGGATGGCCGGGCACCGAGGTCGGCTGGGGCCTGCTGCGCAGCGCGTGGGGCAAGGGCTACGCCACCGAGGCGGCGACGGCGGCCATCGACTGGGCCTTCGAGACGCTGGCCTGGACGCGCGTCATCCACTGCATCGCGCCGGAGAACACGCCGTCCGCGGAGGTGGCGCGGCGGTTGGGCTCGACGCTCATCGGCCCGACGAAGCTGCCGCCGCCGTACGACACGGCGGTCATCGAGGCCTGGGGACAGAGCCGCGAGGAGTGGCGGGCCCGGCGGAAGTAG